The Halorientalis sp. IM1011 genome window below encodes:
- a CDS encoding group I intron-associated PD-(D/E)XK endonuclease, with protein MGNTKDTGDTTEARIIHALIARGYSVSIPFGDNDSYDLIVDAESTLYRVQCKTGWREDGRVRFKTASKTTVDGDTVARDYGDSVDAFAVRCKDTNQLYWVPESKAGRKNTYLRVEEADIDHPSVNDAASFRFESALP; from the coding sequence ATGGGGAACACGAAAGACACGGGAGACACGACAGAGGCGAGAATCATCCACGCGCTGATCGCTCGGGGATACAGCGTCTCGATCCCGTTCGGGGACAACGACAGCTACGACCTGATCGTAGATGCGGAGTCGACGCTCTACCGAGTCCAGTGCAAAACGGGGTGGCGCGAAGACGGCCGCGTTCGGTTCAAAACGGCCAGCAAGACGACCGTCGACGGTGACACTGTGGCGAGGGACTACGGCGATTCCGTCGACGCGTTCGCCGTCCGATGTAAGGACACCAACCAGCTGTACTGGGTACCGGAATCGAAAGCGGGGCGAAAGAACACCTATCTCAGAGTCGAGGAAGCGGATATCGATCATCCGAGCGTCAACGATGCCGCGTCGTTCAGGTTCGAGTCCGCGCTCCCGTGA
- a CDS encoding DUF58 domain-containing protein translates to MRVARWHGALVGALFASALGLYVGDHVFFLVATIPLAYVVYGHVTGLGPPSLSVERTFEDDRVDPGERVTVTLTVENTGDRPIPDLRLVDGVPEAVTVADGSPAGAVALRPEESATVTYEVFPPRGAHEFGTVAVRGRSLAGTVTGTTTIDPAGDDTLRCTTLLDEFPLQDLTTPFAGQAPTDTGGDGIEFHSVREYRRGDPLSHVDWRRLARTGDLATVTYRQERAAAVVFVIDDRPAARFQPPSGGPSSLDYVVYAASRGLVTLTDAGHRVGVTTLSTGTDRDWVSPGRGSTTESAASDLFDRVQGDDADPAATAPAATDPAITPVATDGAGSDGSDEGIGAAVGTADGSDPDGTALGLRLAGWLPAHAQVVFCTPLVDDVPVDVVETLLSNRHTVTVLSPNVTGAGDGTHPTPGQAVADVQRRLRLTDLERLGVSATDWQPGTPLQVALADVLTTKRGWDR, encoded by the coding sequence ATGCGAGTCGCCCGCTGGCACGGTGCGCTGGTCGGCGCGCTGTTCGCCAGCGCCCTCGGGCTGTACGTCGGCGATCACGTCTTCTTCCTGGTGGCGACGATCCCGCTGGCGTACGTCGTCTACGGCCACGTCACCGGGCTCGGACCGCCCTCGCTTTCCGTCGAGCGGACGTTCGAGGACGACCGCGTGGACCCCGGCGAGAGGGTGACGGTGACGCTGACCGTCGAGAACACCGGCGACCGCCCGATTCCCGACCTCCGGCTGGTCGACGGCGTCCCCGAGGCGGTGACGGTCGCCGACGGCTCGCCCGCCGGTGCGGTCGCGCTTCGGCCCGAGGAGTCCGCGACCGTCACGTACGAGGTGTTCCCGCCACGCGGGGCCCACGAGTTCGGGACCGTCGCGGTCCGTGGGCGCAGTCTCGCCGGCACCGTCACGGGCACGACGACGATCGATCCGGCCGGGGACGACACGTTGCGCTGTACGACGCTACTCGACGAGTTCCCGTTGCAGGACCTGACGACCCCCTTCGCCGGTCAGGCACCGACCGACACCGGCGGCGACGGGATCGAGTTCCACTCCGTCCGGGAGTACCGGCGCGGCGACCCGCTCTCACACGTCGACTGGCGGCGCCTGGCCCGCACGGGTGACCTCGCGACCGTCACCTACCGCCAGGAGCGGGCCGCCGCGGTCGTGTTCGTTATCGACGACCGCCCTGCAGCCCGCTTTCAGCCGCCTTCGGGCGGCCCGTCGTCGCTGGATTACGTCGTCTACGCGGCCTCGCGTGGGCTGGTGACCCTCACCGACGCCGGCCACCGGGTCGGCGTCACGACCCTCTCGACCGGGACGGATCGCGACTGGGTCTCGCCGGGCCGGGGTAGCACCACCGAGTCGGCCGCCTCCGACCTCTTCGACCGGGTACAGGGCGACGATGCCGACCCGGCGGCGACCGCGCCCGCCGCGACCGACCCCGCGATCACCCCCGTCGCGACCGACGGTGCCGGGTCGGACGGGAGCGACGAGGGGATCGGGGCCGCCGTAGGGACCGCGGACGGGTCCGACCCCGACGGGACTGCGCTGGGCTTGCGCCTCGCCGGGTGGTTGCCCGCGCACGCGCAGGTGGTCTTCTGTACCCCGCTCGTCGACGACGTGCCGGTCGACGTCGTCGAGACGCTGCTGTCGAATCGCCACACCGTGACCGTTCTCAGCCCGAACGTCACCGGGGCCGGTGACGGCACTCACCCCACGCCGGGCCAGGCGGTGGCCGACGTGCAGCGTCGGCTCAGGCTGACCGACCTCGAACGGCTGGGCGTTTCCGCGACCGACTGGCAACCCGGAACGCCGCTGCAGGTCGCGCTCGCGGACGTGCTCACGACCAAACGAGGGTGGGACCGATGA
- a CDS encoding MoxR family ATPase: protein MDVTDAAEECTAVLDEVQSAVITDRRFLERVLTGILARGHVLFEDVPGVGKTLTARSLATALGLEFSRVQFTPDLLPSDVTGTNVYDEGDGSFEFAEGPIFANVVLADEINRAPPKTQAALLEAMEERQVTVDGVTHQLPEPFFVMATQNPVEQEGTFALPEAQRDRFMIKSSMGYPERDGELELLERRASRTAQAPSVGSVVDPETVRDLQAVPESVTVERKVREYVVDLGRATRRDERVEVGVSPRGIQRLFEAGRAYAAIAGRDYVVPDDVKQVADAVFAHRLVLTAESSVRSVSKRRVLEDVLDRVEVPTVDE from the coding sequence ATGGACGTGACGGACGCGGCCGAGGAGTGCACGGCGGTACTCGACGAGGTACAGTCGGCGGTCATCACGGACCGGCGCTTTCTGGAGCGGGTGTTGACGGGGATTCTGGCGCGCGGACACGTCCTGTTCGAGGACGTGCCGGGCGTGGGAAAGACGCTCACCGCGCGCAGTCTGGCGACGGCGCTGGGGCTGGAGTTCTCCCGGGTCCAGTTCACCCCCGATCTCCTCCCCTCGGACGTGACGGGCACGAACGTCTACGACGAGGGCGATGGCAGCTTCGAGTTCGCCGAGGGACCGATCTTCGCGAACGTCGTGCTGGCCGACGAGATCAACCGCGCGCCGCCGAAGACCCAGGCCGCGCTGCTGGAGGCTATGGAAGAGCGACAGGTCACCGTCGACGGCGTGACCCACCAGCTTCCGGAGCCCTTTTTCGTGATGGCGACCCAGAACCCCGTCGAGCAGGAGGGGACGTTCGCGCTGCCGGAGGCCCAGCGCGACCGGTTCATGATCAAGAGTTCGATGGGCTACCCCGAACGGGACGGCGAACTCGAGCTGCTGGAGCGGCGGGCGAGTCGCACCGCGCAGGCTCCCAGTGTCGGGTCGGTCGTCGATCCGGAGACGGTGCGGGACCTGCAGGCGGTGCCCGAGTCGGTGACCGTCGAGCGCAAGGTCCGCGAGTACGTCGTCGACCTCGGGCGAGCGACGCGGCGGGACGAGCGCGTCGAGGTCGGCGTCTCACCGCGGGGTATCCAGCGGTTGTTCGAGGCCGGTCGCGCGTACGCGGCCATCGCCGGCCGTGACTACGTCGTTCCCGACGACGTGAAGCAGGTGGCCGACGCGGTCTTTGCCCACCGGCTCGTCCTGACGGCCGAGTCGAGCGTTCGGTCCGTCTCGAAGCGGAGAGTACTGGAGGACGTGCTCGACAGGGTGGAAGTGCCGACCGTCGACGAGTAG
- a CDS encoding fumarylacetoacetate hydrolase family protein: MRLASFAVETPVGPVRRVGVDHEGELLDVTAGYAYVLAMDGEASPVDLAESIAPADMISFLRRGQRAFDAVEEVLEWVPDADADTGPGGARLRYDPAEVDLLAPVPRPNSLRDYMAFEEHVANTMGDIPDVWYDRPVCYKGNADQVVGDGDVVEWPPYSNLWDLELEIGAVIGKRGSAIDADETEEYVAGYTLFNDFSARDEQGEEMDARLGPARGKDFANAFGPYLVTPDELDLPNADFSVEVTDDEGDTETWSEGTVGEMEHSWGEILEHTSEAETLYPGDVLGSGTVGTGCGLELGKFLNDGDTVAISIEGLGTLTNTVVES, encoded by the coding sequence ATGCGACTCGCCAGTTTCGCGGTCGAGACGCCGGTCGGCCCCGTTCGACGGGTCGGTGTCGACCACGAGGGGGAACTGCTCGACGTGACCGCCGGCTACGCGTACGTCCTCGCGATGGACGGCGAGGCCTCGCCGGTCGACCTCGCCGAGAGCATCGCGCCCGCGGACATGATTTCGTTCCTCCGGCGCGGTCAGCGCGCGTTCGACGCCGTCGAAGAGGTGCTGGAGTGGGTCCCCGACGCCGACGCCGACACCGGCCCCGGCGGCGCGCGTCTCCGGTACGACCCGGCAGAGGTCGATCTGCTGGCTCCCGTGCCGCGCCCGAACTCCCTGCGGGACTACATGGCCTTCGAGGAACACGTCGCGAACACGATGGGCGATATCCCGGACGTGTGGTACGACCGACCGGTGTGCTACAAGGGCAACGCCGATCAGGTGGTCGGTGACGGCGACGTGGTGGAGTGGCCGCCCTACTCGAACCTCTGGGATCTGGAACTGGAGATCGGTGCGGTGATCGGGAAACGGGGGTCCGCGATCGACGCCGACGAGACCGAGGAGTACGTCGCCGGCTACACCCTCTTCAACGACTTCTCGGCCCGCGACGAGCAGGGCGAGGAGATGGACGCCCGACTCGGCCCCGCCCGCGGGAAGGACTTCGCCAACGCCTTCGGCCCCTATCTGGTGACGCCCGACGAACTGGACCTCCCGAACGCCGACTTTTCCGTCGAGGTCACCGACGACGAGGGCGACACGGAAACCTGGTCGGAGGGGACCGTCGGCGAGATGGAACACTCCTGGGGCGAGATCCTCGAACACACCTCGGAAGCCGAGACCCTCTATCCCGGCGACGTGCTCGGGAGCGGCACGGTCGGCACCGGCTGTGGCCTCGAACTCGGGAAATTCCTGAACGACGGCGACACCGTCGCCATCTCGATCGAGGGGCTGGGCACGCTGACCAACACCGTGGTCGAGTCTTGA
- the crcB gene encoding fluoride efflux transporter CrcB encodes MTDPTLLVGVGGVLGALARYLLGERIDTRTADTLAVNVLGSFVLGLLVAVPVDDSLLLVFGTGFCGAFTTFSTFAFETVRLFETGERRRAVATAVLNLVGALAAVAFGAVVAGLL; translated from the coding sequence ATGACCGACCCGACCCTGCTCGTTGGCGTCGGGGGCGTCCTCGGCGCACTGGCGCGGTACCTGCTGGGCGAGCGCATCGACACCCGGACTGCCGACACGCTCGCGGTGAACGTTCTGGGGAGTTTCGTGCTGGGCCTGCTCGTGGCCGTACCGGTCGACGATTCCCTCCTCCTGGTGTTCGGGACGGGGTTCTGTGGCGCGTTCACCACCTTCTCGACGTTCGCCTTCGAGACGGTGCGGCTGTTCGAGACCGGCGAGCGCCGGCGAGCGGTGGCGACGGCGGTACTGAATCTCGTCGGGGCGCTGGCCGCGGTCGCGTTCGGGGCCGTCGTCGCGGGCCTTCTCTGA
- a CDS encoding transglutaminase domain-containing protein: MATDAGTDSRERARTAVALLAIAGFVLVAVVLPAVGADAPGRSLLPGNGSSDGASTDGSGALGEVLSGRSGDGASAGEGSAGQSSLVDGLMGSLSGSGASSGSGTQGAQGTGTGDGSGFGALDPGQRTGVGSQGSPLSESLRSQSAEPHFVVRSSAATYWRTGAYADYTGSGWTGQGETRQRGWPRNPGVAGGDRRTITQEYRLLQPASALPAAWKPIDVNGPQAENVQVTGEGGLRYGEGRLPANATYTVTSAAPPRDPARLRGAGTDYPDGIEERYTALPDSTSDRLTSFTDDLTSDSETPYDTAVAIESWLESNKGYSLNASHEGGTVADEFVFEMEQGYCEYFASTMAVMLRTQDIPARYAVGYSTGEPRANGTYLVRAMNAHAWVEVYVPDTGWVRFDPTPGQSRLDSEFRAYQRAAENGNAEAAARRFLESASREDGGNPFQPNEGGESTGDQSSSDGQSGDGSGDGGNGTDGNASEIAERYNHTESGSPGETFDVDGEGSAEVSLVSDPVPGQPVTVRVERGGDPLAGAVVAFDGRRIGTTNASGKVTGEVPFSATLDVTVTVPDGSDAPAGSAALALPSMTGSGLPRAAANGTNTTRSFDVPTNVAVGIEDEPAPGGTVTVNATIAGRPVPGANVSVNGTAAGSTDADGRLDVSLPASEHAVVRVERGEAVGNRTLELANLSVDVSGFALPGLSVTVSVTDDGEPVEGATVGVGDATATTGSDGTATVPLPLAAGATVTVETAAGLTETEPVQMQFLTAGVLAGLALAVLAGAYLLRRRAVQAGRSLREQVRVALHWLSGAFVATLVALAVRGEAVLAALPEHLRRVRAALVSLARELAAAVRARQLDLDRLPGPRALLARLLSALAGLFAGVRDSFPGSDGVAEPDGSMATTADTTPDTPDARERVRRAWREFRAQVPVADHRTKTPGELAREGVDAGFPRSAVRTLRDAIRDVEYGRRDPAEYVDDVDDARRELTPGTDGGEETADAPDSTPHATDGGDATAAGDPDGGDRS; this comes from the coding sequence ATGGCAACCGATGCGGGGACGGATTCACGCGAGCGGGCACGCACTGCGGTCGCGCTCCTTGCGATCGCCGGATTCGTTCTGGTAGCCGTCGTCCTGCCGGCGGTGGGGGCCGACGCGCCCGGGCGGTCGTTACTGCCCGGTAACGGGTCGAGCGACGGGGCGTCGACCGACGGGAGCGGCGCACTCGGCGAGGTCCTCTCGGGCCGGTCGGGAGACGGAGCCAGTGCCGGCGAGGGCAGCGCCGGCCAGTCGTCGCTGGTCGACGGCCTGATGGGCTCGCTCTCGGGATCCGGCGCGTCGTCCGGGTCGGGGACACAGGGGGCGCAAGGGACCGGAACGGGCGATGGAAGTGGCTTCGGTGCGCTCGACCCCGGCCAGCGAACCGGCGTCGGCTCACAGGGGTCGCCGCTTTCGGAGAGCCTCCGGAGCCAGTCCGCGGAACCGCACTTCGTCGTCCGGAGTTCGGCCGCGACCTACTGGCGGACCGGCGCGTACGCGGACTACACCGGGAGCGGCTGGACTGGACAGGGCGAGACACGTCAGCGCGGCTGGCCACGGAATCCGGGTGTCGCCGGCGGGGACCGCCGGACGATCACCCAGGAGTACCGGCTGCTCCAGCCCGCCTCGGCGCTGCCTGCGGCCTGGAAACCGATCGACGTGAACGGCCCGCAGGCGGAGAACGTGCAGGTGACCGGCGAGGGCGGCCTGCGGTACGGTGAGGGGCGACTTCCGGCGAACGCCACGTACACGGTGACCAGCGCAGCACCGCCCCGGGATCCAGCCCGATTACGCGGGGCCGGGACCGACTACCCAGACGGAATCGAGGAGCGATACACCGCGCTCCCCGACTCGACGTCCGACCGTCTCACCTCCTTCACCGACGACCTGACGAGCGATTCGGAGACGCCATACGATACGGCCGTCGCCATCGAGTCCTGGCTGGAGTCGAACAAGGGCTACTCCCTGAACGCCAGCCACGAGGGCGGGACCGTGGCCGACGAGTTCGTCTTCGAGATGGAGCAGGGCTACTGTGAGTACTTCGCCAGCACGATGGCAGTCATGCTCCGGACTCAGGACATCCCTGCACGCTACGCCGTCGGCTATTCGACGGGCGAACCGCGCGCCAACGGGACGTACCTCGTGCGCGCGATGAACGCCCACGCGTGGGTCGAGGTGTACGTCCCCGACACGGGCTGGGTGCGCTTCGATCCGACGCCCGGTCAGAGCCGACTCGACAGCGAGTTCCGCGCCTACCAGCGCGCCGCCGAGAACGGCAACGCCGAGGCCGCCGCCCGCCGCTTCCTCGAATCCGCCAGCCGCGAGGACGGCGGCAACCCCTTCCAGCCGAACGAGGGCGGTGAATCGACCGGCGACCAGTCCTCGTCAGACGGGCAGTCAGGCGACGGATCCGGCGACGGAGGCAACGGAACCGACGGCAACGCCTCCGAGATCGCCGAGCGATACAACCACACCGAGTCGGGCAGCCCCGGCGAGACCTTCGACGTGGACGGCGAGGGGAGCGCCGAGGTGTCGCTCGTGTCCGATCCCGTCCCGGGCCAGCCCGTCACCGTCCGCGTCGAGCGTGGCGGCGACCCGCTCGCCGGCGCGGTGGTCGCGTTCGACGGCCGGCGGATCGGGACCACGAACGCCTCCGGGAAGGTCACCGGCGAAGTTCCCTTCTCGGCCACACTCGACGTGACCGTCACGGTCCCCGACGGCTCCGACGCGCCCGCGGGCAGCGCGGCGCTCGCACTCCCGAGTATGACGGGGTCGGGTCTCCCACGGGCCGCAGCCAACGGGACCAACACCACCAGATCGTTCGACGTGCCGACGAACGTCGCGGTCGGGATCGAGGACGAACCCGCCCCCGGCGGAACAGTGACGGTCAACGCGACCATCGCCGGCCGACCCGTCCCCGGGGCCAACGTCTCGGTCAACGGGACCGCGGCGGGGAGCACCGACGCCGACGGCCGCCTCGACGTGTCGCTCCCCGCCAGCGAACACGCGGTGGTTCGGGTCGAACGCGGCGAGGCCGTGGGCAACCGGACGCTCGAACTCGCAAATCTCAGCGTCGACGTGTCCGGTTTCGCCCTCCCCGGGCTGTCGGTCACTGTCTCGGTCACCGACGACGGTGAACCGGTCGAGGGCGCGACGGTCGGGGTCGGCGACGCGACGGCGACCACCGGCTCGGACGGGACGGCCACCGTCCCGCTCCCGCTCGCGGCCGGGGCCACGGTCACCGTCGAGACGGCCGCCGGCCTCACCGAGACCGAGCCGGTACAGATGCAGTTCCTGACGGCCGGCGTCCTCGCCGGCCTCGCGCTGGCCGTCCTCGCCGGGGCGTACCTGCTCCGCCGGCGAGCGGTCCAGGCCGGCCGGTCGCTACGCGAACAGGTCCGGGTCGCCCTCCACTGGCTCTCGGGCGCGTTCGTCGCGACGCTGGTCGCACTGGCCGTCCGCGGCGAGGCGGTGCTCGCCGCATTGCCCGAGCACCTGCGACGGGTGCGCGCGGCTCTGGTCTCGCTGGCGCGGGAACTCGCCGCCGCCGTCCGCGCCCGGCAGCTCGACCTCGACAGACTTCCCGGGCCGCGAGCCCTCCTCGCCCGACTGCTGAGCGCACTCGCGGGGCTGTTCGCCGGTGTTCGCGACTCGTTCCCCGGCAGCGATGGAGTGGCCGAGCCCGACGGTTCGATGGCGACGACTGCGGACACGACACCAGACACGCCGGACGCGCGCGAACGGGTCCGGCGCGCCTGGCGGGAGTTCCGCGCGCAGGTGCCCGTCGCCGACCACCGGACGAAAACGCCCGGCGAACTCGCTCGCGAGGGCGTCGACGCCGGCTTCCCTCGATCGGCCGTCCGGACGCTCCGGGACGCCATCCGGGACGTGGAGTACGGCCGGCGCGACCCTGCCGAGTACGTCGACGACGTGGACGACGCCCGGCGAGAACTCACACCCGGCACCGACGGCGGTGAGGAGACAGCAGACGCCCCCGATTCGACCCCACACGCGACCGACGGCGGGGATGCGACCGCGGCGGGTGACCCCGACGGAGGTGACCGGTCGTGA
- a CDS encoding DNA-directed RNA polymerase subunit B'' → MRMDDRRAISREYFSRERLAEHHFRSFNAFLDRGMQEVVDEKETIETDIGDKEGEEPVYVELGDVRVVTPRVREADGSEELLYPQEARLRNITYAAPVFMEMRIIKGGKEEEEHVVDQTETKIGRMPIMVGSNKCNISGFTDNELIDIGEDPADPGGYFCVNGSERVLMTSEDLAPNKILAEYDTKYGDEIQVAKTFSQRRGYRALVLCERTRDGILEVSFPSVSGSINFVTLVRALGLESDEEIVHRVSDDPEIVKFMLENLEAAEVQTTEEAIETLGKRVASGQGKNYQLKRANYVIDRYLLPHLHEDGVDEEEVRINKAYYLCRMAEACFELALGRRESDDKDHYANKRLKVSGDLMKDLFRTALNKLARDVKYQLERANMRNRQLSVSTVVRSDVLTERLEHPIATGNWVGGRSGVSQLVDRTDYMGVLSHLRRLRSPLSRSQPHFEARDLHATQWGRICPSETPEGPNCGLVKNFAQAMELSQNIEDEQELKHELASMGVSGIPGIESIDQQQPADD, encoded by the coding sequence ATGAGGATGGACGACAGACGCGCGATTTCGCGCGAGTACTTTTCGAGGGAACGGCTCGCAGAACACCACTTCCGCTCGTTCAACGCGTTCCTCGACCGGGGAATGCAGGAAGTGGTCGACGAGAAAGAGACGATCGAGACCGACATCGGCGACAAGGAGGGCGAAGAGCCCGTCTACGTCGAACTCGGCGACGTGCGCGTCGTCACGCCCCGCGTTCGGGAGGCCGACGGCTCCGAGGAACTGCTCTACCCGCAGGAAGCCCGCCTCCGGAACATCACCTACGCTGCGCCGGTGTTCATGGAGATGCGGATCATCAAGGGCGGGAAGGAAGAAGAGGAACACGTCGTCGACCAGACCGAGACCAAGATCGGCCGCATGCCGATCATGGTCGGGTCGAACAAGTGTAACATCTCCGGGTTCACCGACAACGAACTGATCGACATCGGCGAGGACCCCGCCGACCCCGGTGGCTACTTCTGTGTCAACGGGTCCGAGCGAGTCCTGATGACCAGCGAGGACCTCGCACCCAACAAGATCCTCGCGGAGTACGACACCAAGTACGGCGACGAGATCCAGGTCGCCAAGACCTTCTCCCAGCGCCGTGGCTACCGCGCCCTCGTGCTCTGTGAGCGGACCCGCGACGGCATCCTCGAAGTCTCGTTCCCGTCGGTCTCGGGGAGCATCAACTTCGTCACGCTCGTGCGCGCGCTCGGCCTGGAGTCTGACGAGGAGATCGTCCACCGGGTCAGCGACGACCCCGAGATCGTGAAGTTCATGCTCGAAAATCTGGAGGCCGCCGAGGTCCAGACGACCGAGGAGGCAATCGAGACGCTCGGGAAACGCGTCGCCTCCGGCCAGGGCAAGAACTACCAGCTCAAGCGCGCGAACTACGTCATCGACCGGTACCTGCTCCCGCACCTCCACGAGGACGGGGTCGACGAGGAGGAGGTCCGGATCAACAAGGCGTACTACCTCTGCCGGATGGCCGAGGCCTGCTTCGAGCTTGCGCTGGGCCGCCGTGAATCCGACGACAAGGACCACTACGCCAACAAGCGCCTCAAGGTCAGCGGCGACCTGATGAAGGACCTGTTCCGGACGGCGCTGAACAAGCTGGCACGGGACGTGAAGTACCAGCTCGAACGCGCGAACATGCGCAACCGGCAGCTGTCGGTGTCGACGGTCGTGCGCTCGGACGTGCTGACCGAGCGGCTGGAACACCCGATCGCGACGGGCAACTGGGTGGGCGGCCGCTCCGGTGTGTCCCAGCTCGTGGACCGGACGGACTACATGGGGGTTCTCTCCCACCTGCGCCGTCTCCGCTCGCCGCTCTCGCGCAGTCAGCCCCACTTCGAGGCGCGTGACCTGCACGCGACCCAGTGGGGGCGGATCTGTCCCTCCGAGACGCCGGAGGGCCCCAACTGTGGGCTGGTGAAGAACTTCGCGCAGGCGATGGAGCTGTCACAGAACATCGAGGACGAACAGGAACTGAAACACGAACTCGCGTCGATGGGCGTCTCCGGAATCCCGGGCATCGAGTCCATCGATCAGCAGCAGCCAGCGGACGACTAA
- a CDS encoding aminotransferase class V-fold PLP-dependent enzyme gives MDPEDLRDEIPAVDDTVYLNTGASGPSPRPVVEAATDFLERHEYEAHAAGDPYSMAYDELGAAREHIAAFVGADPDDLALTNSTADGISRIAAAVDWEPGDTVVYTDLEHPAGILPWERAADVADIDTRVLDTERGRVEMDAVKEVVDDARLLCLSSLSWNYGTRLPVAEIVDVAHDAGTRVVVDAVQSPGQHPVDVAEWGADAVAAAGHKWLLGLWGAGFLHVDPDFAAELEPRRASYRSVDDPSAAGCDLSAGAHKLEIGTVSPAPHVAAATAIDRILAVGLDTVQKRIERLTDRLKSGLGDRLLSPREYESGLVTFRADDPEELVDQLGEDGVVIRSLPDGTVRASIHVFNTADDVDRLLRAL, from the coding sequence ATGGACCCGGAGGACCTCCGCGACGAGATTCCCGCCGTCGACGACACCGTCTACCTGAACACCGGTGCGAGCGGTCCGAGCCCGCGCCCGGTGGTCGAAGCCGCGACCGACTTTCTTGAGCGCCACGAGTACGAGGCCCACGCTGCCGGCGACCCCTACTCGATGGCCTACGACGAACTCGGGGCGGCCCGCGAGCATATCGCCGCGTTCGTCGGAGCCGATCCCGACGACCTCGCACTGACCAACAGCACGGCCGACGGCATCTCCCGGATCGCCGCCGCCGTCGACTGGGAACCCGGTGACACGGTGGTCTACACCGACCTCGAACACCCCGCGGGGATCCTCCCGTGGGAGCGGGCCGCCGACGTGGCCGACATCGACACGCGCGTCCTCGATACCGAGCGCGGCCGCGTCGAGATGGACGCGGTGAAGGAGGTCGTCGACGACGCTCGCCTGCTCTGTCTGAGTTCGCTCTCCTGGAACTACGGGACCCGTCTGCCGGTCGCCGAGATCGTCGACGTGGCCCACGACGCCGGGACACGAGTGGTCGTCGACGCGGTCCAGTCGCCCGGCCAGCACCCCGTCGACGTGGCCGAGTGGGGGGCCGACGCGGTCGCGGCCGCCGGCCACAAGTGGCTACTCGGGCTCTGGGGCGCGGGCTTCCTGCACGTCGATCCCGACTTCGCCGCCGAACTGGAGCCGCGACGGGCCAGCTACCGGAGCGTCGACGACCCGAGCGCGGCCGGCTGTGACCTCTCGGCCGGCGCGCACAAACTGGAGATCGGGACCGTCTCGCCCGCGCCACACGTCGCGGCGGCGACCGCAATCGACCGGATCCTGGCTGTGGGTCTCGACACCGTACAGAAGCGGATCGAGCGGCTCACCGACCGGCTCAAATCCGGGCTGGGCGACCGGCTCCTCTCACCACGTGAGTACGAGTCCGGCCTCGTGACCTTCCGCGCCGACGACCCCGAGGAACTGGTCGACCAACTTGGCGAGGACGGGGTCGTTATCCGGTCGTTACCCGACGGGACCGTCCGGGCGTCGATCCACGTCTTCAACACGGCCGACGACGTGGATCGGCTTCTCCGGGCGCTCTGA
- a CDS encoding DNA-directed RNA polymerase subunit H, whose amino-acid sequence MVDVSEHELVPEHNVLDDEDLEDVLQEYNIDRTDLPKIKRADPALPDEADVGDVIEIVRDSRTTDQAVVYRLVVE is encoded by the coding sequence ATGGTAGACGTAAGCGAACACGAACTCGTACCGGAACACAACGTTCTCGACGACGAGGACCTCGAGGACGTGCTTCAGGAGTACAACATCGATCGAACAGACCTGCCGAAGATCAAGCGTGCGGATCCGGCCCTCCCCGACGAGGCCGACGTGGGCGACGTCATCGAGATCGTCCGCGACTCCCGCACGACGGATCAGGCGGTCGTATACCGGCTCGTGGTGGAATAA
- a CDS encoding winged helix-turn-helix transcriptional regulator yields the protein MDERLRNQVEKERRDLTILRAVIAEGPIGIVKLSDRTDVPEHKVRYSLRMLENDEFIEPTPEGAVPADDIGERLAQVNEGIDDLIGRLERVRDDDVEMP from the coding sequence ATGGACGAGCGACTCAGGAACCAAGTGGAGAAGGAGCGCCGGGATCTAACGATTCTGCGGGCGGTCATCGCGGAGGGGCCCATCGGGATCGTCAAGCTATCGGATCGGACGGACGTGCCGGAACACAAGGTGCGGTACTCGTTGCGGATGCTGGAAAACGACGAATTCATCGAGCCGACGCCGGAGGGGGCGGTGCCGGCCGACGACATCGGGGAGCGACTGGCGCAGGTCAACGAGGGGATCGACGACCTGATCGGTCGACTGGAACGGGTCCGTGACGACGACGTCGAGATGCCCTGA